In a genomic window of Pelotomaculum thermopropionicum SI:
- the FixX gene encoding ferredoxin-like protein: protein MKRLTVEQLLGINKFMVDDEEAHIVLNKEICASCATKPCTFACPACLYTLKENGEVNFDYAGCLECGTCRAVCPKEGAIAWGYPRGGFGVSFRYG from the coding sequence GTGAAACGCCTGACCGTAGAGCAGCTTTTGGGAATAAACAAGTTTATGGTGGACGACGAAGAGGCCCACATAGTTTTAAACAAGGAGATTTGCGCCTCGTGCGCGACAAAGCCGTGCACGTTTGCCTGCCCGGCCTGCCTGTACACCCTCAAGGAGAACGGGGAAGTCAACTTCGACTATGCGGGCTGCCTGGAGTGCGGCACCTGCAGGGCGGTCTGCCCGAAGGAGGGGGCCATTGCCTGGGGCTACCCAAGGGGTGGCTTCGGGGTCAGCTTCAGGTACGGGTAG
- the MarR gene encoding transcriptional regulator, with translation MELNQCINFLLTKAQQAVLQYFRARLAAFDITPVQYGILSCLWAEDGQTPTQIAQKLCLDGSTITGILDRMESKGLLTRTPDPEDRRAVRVVLTERSLRLMEPINEVISASNRDVLKIFSDEEQAQLKNFLERISQHKPAPPAGNHGHSARNSSRHA, from the coding sequence TTGGAATTAAACCAGTGCATAAATTTTTTGCTGACCAAGGCACAGCAGGCAGTTCTTCAATATTTCAGGGCAAGGCTTGCTGCGTTTGATATTACGCCCGTTCAGTACGGGATACTAAGCTGCCTGTGGGCTGAAGACGGCCAGACGCCCACCCAGATTGCCCAGAAGCTGTGCCTGGACGGCTCGACTATTACGGGCATTCTGGACCGGATGGAAAGCAAGGGGCTGTTGACCAGAACGCCGGATCCTGAGGACAGAAGGGCCGTCAGGGTGGTTTTAACGGAAAGAAGCCTCCGGTTGATGGAGCCGATTAATGAAGTAATCTCAGCCTCCAACAGGGATGTTTTAAAAATTTTTTCGGACGAGGAGCAGGCTCAGCTAAAGAACTTTCTGGAGCGGATTTCCCAGCACAAGCCTGCCCCGCCTGCCGGCAACCACGGCCACAGCGCCAGAAACAGCTCCCGGCACGCCTAA
- a CDS encoding predicted glycosyltransferases has protein sequence MTVDSILASTPGRGPEIIVVDDGSSDGCCRFLQQSNNYERVKLISSSGLGAARARNLGAASARGKYLIFCDAHITVPQNWLEALLDTFSRPGVDAVSPAIGSLENPAAVGYGQTWNSRLETVWLPPPGGMPAGPVPLLPGGCLAVRAGAFRRVGGFDEGFIVWGCEDAELSLKLWLFGCRLYVVPSVRVLHLFRSRHPYPVTMDHVHHNLLRMALSHFKSSRVKKVMGLIEPCGRLADTVRRVLQGGALQQRRRYLAGRMYDDDWFMKKFGIEF, from the coding sequence GCTGCTGCCGGTTCCTGCAGCAAAGCAATAATTACGAAAGGGTTAAGCTCATATCATCGTCCGGCCTGGGCGCAGCCAGGGCCAGAAACCTGGGAGCAGCAAGCGCGCGGGGAAAATACCTGATATTTTGCGATGCCCACATAACGGTGCCGCAAAACTGGCTGGAGGCCCTTCTTGATACCTTCTCGCGCCCCGGAGTGGACGCCGTCTCCCCGGCCATCGGCTCCCTTGAAAACCCCGCTGCAGTTGGCTACGGTCAGACCTGGAACAGCCGGCTGGAAACCGTCTGGCTGCCCCCGCCGGGTGGCATGCCGGCCGGCCCCGTGCCTCTCCTGCCGGGCGGATGCCTGGCGGTCCGGGCCGGTGCCTTCCGCCGGGTGGGCGGCTTTGACGAAGGGTTTATAGTCTGGGGCTGCGAGGACGCAGAGCTGTCCCTCAAGCTCTGGCTTTTCGGCTGCCGGCTGTACGTCGTCCCCTCGGTCAGGGTGCTGCACCTCTTCCGTTCCAGGCACCCCTACCCTGTAACAATGGACCACGTCCACCACAACCTGCTCCGCATGGCTCTTTCACACTTCAAAAGCAGCCGGGTGAAAAAGGTTATGGGCCTGATCGAGCCGTGCGGCAGGCTGGCGGACACAGTCAGGAGGGTTCTGCAGGGCGGCGCACTGCAGCAGCGGCGGCGCTACCTTGCCGGCCGCATGTACGATGACGACTGGTTCATGAAGAAGTTTGGAATAGAATTCTGA